The genomic segment CTTTAGCAGCcactaatgcctatatcagggACGTGAATTGCAAAGACGCTCgtcgtcctgttgctctttagactccttcttacaagtgagttctggaaaaccacacacagagacaacgttcgttccttaagagagtctctcaactctctctttaggtctgaagggcaacgttatcaggaaacccaccctgaaccagattacgaccatcactgaagataaatttaacactctgttcaccagaacacagacaattttaatcagcttttacagaatccttctgattgatgcacacattgaaattaaagttcaaatcatatcactgactaaagcacctgtttctagatgggaaactataatttagatgatttaattctggaaagatttctagttcttacctgtttctcagctctttctgctgcGACTGTGACGGTGTCATGACCTTTGTGATGATCCATcgtacacaaataacagatgcaggtttgatcagtacgacagtagatctcaatcagcttgttatgttcagagcagatcttctcttggagttttgctgaggcttcaattaatgtgtgtttttttaaagcaggaacttcaagatgaggtttcagatgagtttcacaatAAGAAGCCAAATACATCAGACAGAATttgacggctttgtgttttctcccggtgcagaaatcacactccacatctccaggtccagcgtaacagtgagcaggagaagcagcctGGACTTCAGTTTTCTTCAGTTCCTtcaccacttcatccagcatgttgtttttgcgtagaacaggccttgtcgtgaaagtgtctctgcactgaggacagctgtagacgcccttctgatcctcctgatcccagcagccattaatacacaccttacagaaactgtgaccacaggagatagtcatcggatccttcaggagatccagacacactggacacatgaactggcCCACAGAAAGCTGAGCAACTGAAATACTGGCTTTGgccattttcctgaactcacagactgtgtgtgtgtgtgtgtgtgtgtgtgtgtgtgagagagagagaggttagttTTGTTTTTTCTGAAATGAGGCGTGACCTCCTGGtcctgtgtgtgtgaaagagagataatgagagagggggagcacaaacacagagaggtcatgaacactcctctattaaccatttcatctcccttcactgcagaaatataacccatgtagctgcactgattaggattaatttcatTAGATTTTATGACAGTTGATTCAGTGGATTCGACTaaaatgtcccccccccccccccaaaaaaaaagtgaaaaaaaaaatcatcatttaGAAAAATCTGGAAGTCCAACTCTCTTCATCTAAAGGGTTTGAACACAAACACAAtccatctcttttgttttctccATCACAAGACACACTTCTGACCTTCCCTAATTCACACATTCCCTCCTCTTTCTTGTCAAATTCAGGAAGAAACTTTCTGTCCGTGAAATGCAGAAGAGAACGTCGCAATATTAATGAATCAGCAGCCAGAAAGATAAAGGTTTAGATGATAAAAATATGTTTTATTGATCATTTAAACAAGTTACAGGAAACTTGTTTTCCttttttatctgtatattttGTGTATAATTGTGTACAGCTGTGTTCAGTATGGTTGGCAGAAAGATGTTTATCGCTGCCAATCATCTGCTTTGGTTCATTATCCTTCTGAAAAATCCACTTCTGCTGGTTGAATCATTTCTCTGCAGATTTCTGAAAGTTCATGACGCCGTTATTGAACACAAGCTCACCAACAGCGCTGTAGGAGAAACAGCCCCAGCCTCCTCCGTGCTTTATAGTACCTTAGTGCAGTTTGATTGGAATTCTTCTCCTGGCTTTCTACACACAAACACTCGACCACCACATCCATCCAAGTTCAGTTTGGATTCATCTGAAAAGAAGACGCTTCTCCAGAAGCTGCTGTGTTTCTTTTGCAGATGTCAcctttattttattattcttGAGGCTGATGAATGGTTTCTGCTGCGTTACTCTTCCTCTGTCCCCATGCTCCATGGTCCTGATTTGAATTGTATCTCATCTAGTTGTATCTGCTAATTCTCATCGAGATCAAGACTTGCTGCTGTTTCTCAGCTGTTTTTCTTGATTTTAATCACAATTTTGCTGCCCAAATCAGCTGGTGGTATTTCTGGGGCTACCTGTACGTTATCTGTTTTCATTCTCAAATCCTTCTTCTTTTATCAAGTTTTGCTGA from the Neoarius graeffei isolate fNeoGra1 chromosome 2, fNeoGra1.pri, whole genome shotgun sequence genome contains:
- the LOC132868792 gene encoding E3 ubiquitin/ISG15 ligase TRIM25-like, with the protein product MAKASISVAQLSVGQFMCPVCLDLLKDPMTISCGHSFCKVCINGCWDQEDQKGVYSCPQCRDTFTTRPVLRKNNMLDEVVKELKKTEVQAASPAHCYAGPGDVECDFCTGRKHKAVKFCLMYLASYCETHLKPHLEVPALKKHTLIEASAKLQEKICSEHNKLIEIYCRTDQTCICYLCTMDHHKGHDTVTVAAERAEKQILQRGERAADDLLSHSDDPLECFPVSYCATSKPHPETVRQVKSTLLSNMLYMLDIQHR